The window ggcccggcccggcgaggcgagcgagcgcgcgcgcgtgtggttcaccgtcctcctcttaccggcttcacaagtggtgtacaagaagtccaccttttaagtcggttgagatcctcctcaattcccggtacggaattaaacattgattccctagcattaatagtgggctttaaattcttttattgctttagaataaatgggccaagcccattactccaacatcATATATAGGTGCTCACAGAGATACATCTCAGGGAAAGTAAGTTGGTAGATGGTGCTAATATAATTAAGTACCGCTGCATCTCAGGTGTCCCTTGACTAGTGTCTTGGTATGACGATAGACGATAAGCTCTCTCCTATGCAGCTCAAGTTTATTTACCAGCTTTTTATTGtaggttgttttggtaaatttaaatatataatttttactaTTTATCTAGACAAATATTATGTCCAGATACATGgtaaaataatttaaaataatttacaattatgtatctagatttgtcAAAACGATATACAATTCAAAACGTGCAAAAAAGCATTGACAAACTAATAGACATGTATCAAATCATGACGGCATACGTCGTCGTCCTATACTATGCAGTACCTCCGATCGAACCGCTAGCTATAGGTGTTTTGGCTGCTTGGTCGCGTCAGCGGGAACGAACAAACGGCGGGCGCTGGCGGACGTTGACGCCGTTGGGCCGTGCGCGACAGTTTCCCGCACGTGTGACTGAGGTCACGTCGTGCAAAGGACTCGACGGCCGGCGTGGGTGCCACGGCATCCTAGAGATCGATACTTTGCACATTGTATATATGCCAGACTACAATTGTTGCTGCCACGTATATATGTacaataattatatatacatacacaGTACTAGTACGTGCGGTTTGTACACGTGTGAGAGATAATATAGATATATATCTTGACTCATCATAAGTAAGTTGTATATATACTTGCTTcgttgttatatatatatatatatatatatatatatatatagtaaaaaTTACATATCTACTAGTAAAGTTGAAACGATATATAAGTTAGAGCATGCATGCATCGGAGACGCCGTTGCACACGTACGCGCCCGTTTTGTCAACAATGTACGCGCGGTACGTGTGAACAGTACTGGATGTATACGTACTACTAATCCATCTAGATTCTTAGCCGTAGCAGGCATGACTTCCACAGCCGGATGGTCAAAGTCAATCGCTCGCTCCAGATATCATTTGTTGCTACCACAGCTGGTGGCGTTTCAACCAAGCAATCACCGCCACCTTAATTACCCCTTGTCGCCTTGTCCTATACGTTTGCCCTGACGATTCGGTGTCCACTCGGTGCAGCAAAAACATGCACATGTTGCGAAATCTAGTACTACTAGAATTgaaatagatattctgcaaatTCTTTTAAAAGCAAGCCTACTACCCGTATCATTCTTTTATAGAGTTCAGTACGAACATAAAATTCGAGATTTCAAGGGGCCATTATTTTAATGGTCAGAGAATTGAGCAACAGTAATTGTAGTAATCACAACATTTTCATTACCTGCATCAAGTGAAAACCCAGTATTTTTACTCGTAATTAAATTGCCGTCGGTTTCCCAACACCAGGCCAGCGGCGTTACTACTATACTACCAAATTAAGTACCCAACGCACCTGATCTCATCTGATCTGGACGACCAAACTTGTATACCCAACGCAAGACGAAACCGACTTGATTGTACACTTGGCAGCGACAGCAGCAGCTGTTTCCTGCATGCTCCTCCTGATTAATTAATATAATCAGCCGGTCAGGCACGCATCAACGTGGAGTAATTAGCAGGGTCCCCATTGATTAGCCTAGTTAATTGGCCTCCTGCTCGCATTGCTAATTAACCCCCCGCCCCACACGACGACCGTGTCCGGCCGTCAGGTTGGGGGCCGCCGGCTTGCTTTGCCCCCTGCCACCGCCACGCCTATATAAAGCCGGCCAGCCAGGACGAGCCACTGGCACGCTGCAGTGCACCAGCCGCGGCTTCTCGACCCGGCGCCATGTCCAGCCTCACCACGGCCGGCAGCCCGGAGGAGCACCACCACTCCGTCTCCGCCGAGGAGTTCGGCGCGCACCTGTCCCTGGGcatcggcggcggaggaaggagGACGGCCCGGCCGCGGACGGTGCAGCTGTTCGGCGAGGTGCTGTCGCTGCAGGACGACGGCGGCCCTGCTGGAGAACGTCACCGGGAGCagcccacggcggcgccggctggcAGGAAGAGGAGGGATCGCACCGGTAGCGGcaccgcggctgcggcggcggccagtaGGCAGCAGAACAAGAAGGCGAGGAAGGTCCAGGACgcggatgatgatgacggcgacCGCCGGAGcctgacgagcggcggcggcggcggcgccgggaggaAGAAGCTCCGGCTcaccgccgcgcaggccgccatGCTGGAGGACAGCTTCCGCGCCCACAACATCCTCTCTCATGTACGTCCATGTCGACACGCTCGCTCTGATCAAGAAATCCATGGCTTCGATCTCTTGCGATAATTCTCCgtatccaaattaaattccCGTCTGGTTTCGATCCGTCTGTTGGGTTTCGAATTTTGAATCTGATCAGAGCTCGAATTTTTTCTCTGGTGTCGATCGAATCAGGGCGAGAAGCAGGAGCTGGCGCGGCGGGTGGAGCTCAGCGCGCGGCAGGTGGAGGTGTGGTTCCAGAACCGGCGAGCTCGCACCAAGCTCAAGCAGACGGAGGTCGACTGCGAGCTCCTCCGCCGCTGGTGCGACCGCCTCACCGACGAGAACGCGCGCCTCCGCCGGGACCTCGCCGGCCTCCGGGGGGCGTCCGCCAGGCTCGCCGTCTGCGCCTCCTGCTGCGACAAGCAccaggtcgccgccggcgagatggCATGACGGGAATAGTTGCAGTAACTGATGACCCGAGGAGTCCACGGCAGAATTTCCTTTCCCTTTTCTCTTGTAGATAGATACTACTACATCAGTTAGATACATGCACGAGGTTAATTATACTACTAATTAATCACGTAATTACCACACTGCCCGAACTTTAATTCGTTgaaaagtactccctccgttctttttTATAAGACATCGTTGActttttttcttcaactttgatcgacattatttaattaatcagtTAGTTAAATGAAGTGAAATGAGTATCTTTACGTCTATTATCAAGAATCTCTTTAATCTAACTTGAAGATTTGgctatttgcataaatatttgtagaaaagaCGAATAGTCAAACGAATAAAAAAAAGTCAATGATGTTATATATTTAAGAACAGATGGAGTAGGGTTTGATGAGGTTCTTATCACTGACAAATACTACATGTTTCGATGGAACACGTCCATATATGATACAATACAATTTATACTTTTGAAATTTGTTTATGTTCATCAGTTTCTTTTTGTAATGCATGTTCCTTTTCTATCTCTTGCTAGGTGTGTGTTTCTCTACTTCTTTTAGTTTGGatttttgggctgggtttcaaTGCCTAAATACAGTAATAAACCATCATAATTATATGATTAGTGATATCAATCGACCGCGAAGAACATAAAAGGTTATGTTACTGCATGCTATACTATTACGTTGAAATGTACAAGCTACCTTTTCCATGGCGACAGTTACTACTTTCTGGGCATCAGTGAACGTCTGAACCTGGATTTGGACCCTGCAAAACCTGCAAATCAGCACCCATGGAAGAACAGATAGCACACATTTCCTTGTTCGTTTCAGAAATTAGTATATTCGTTCTTCTCTgtatatacaaaaaaaaaacaaatgttcTGAAACTTTTAGACAGACAGATGGATCGTCTCATTATTCCAACTCATGACTCATGAGGAAAGGAACGTTTCTCGTTTCCTCCTGGGGAATCACGGATCAGAGCAAACACCACCAGAAAGGCTACACGAGAGATGGTACGAGGAAGAGTCTGATGAGCCAGAAGATTCCCGTCGCTGGGATGGAACAAAATCAAGAAAGGCACCAAGCTTTTACAAAAGGCAGATCAGAAGCTGTCCCCACTCTGTGATTCAGAGGAGGCAGACGATTCCACAGTCCGGAACGCTGGAATTTCACAGGGAGTCCTGCAATTTCCGTGGAAATCCCACGAAATTCCAGCGTTCCAAACCGTGCTTACATCCATCACTTCAGTTGATCAGGAACTAATTTATGATCCTGAACATGGAGAGGACCTTGGTCCAAGAACGATTACTATACGGCTATTAGCAACTGATGACTACACTACCAGTCCTACCGAGATCTTTTTTTCACGActgtgcctgagcacgttttcCATTAAGAGGCCAGTCCTACCGAGATCACGGGCCATGAAGATGAAGCCTGCCTCTTCTCCGTTTCTTcttggccgccgccatcgccatggcATGGACGAATCACGAATGGGAGGGAGTCAGCGAGCGGGAGGGACCCCGGTTACTTCGCTGCAAAAGCACTCTCGCGATCCTGTCATCTGTTGTGCAGGGGGTTGGCGCCGGTCGGCACGACCCGcttgtcgtcgccgccgccgccgagcaacCCCGCGCAGGCGGCGCCAGCTCTCTTCTTCCACTTCTTCCCCTGCTTCTTGCACCGCGCGACTCTGGCGGCGTCGAAGGCGACCGTCGTGGAGacacgcccgccgccgccgctcgtccccGAGCGACGCGCCGCTGGCACTGGCGCGCCGGCGCCTGGAGCGGCGTGGACGGCGGCCAGGAGCGCCACGAGCGCGAcgaggcacgcggcggcggcggcggcggcggcgagcggcgcccaCCGTCGCCTCCTCATGACGCGCGCCTGACTGAGTCCcagagcgccgcggcggcgtgcgccggGTGGCGGAGTGGAGCCTACGTGAGCGGGGGAGAGGGATATGCTAGTAGAGTGGTGGTGGCCGCCGCGCACTGGCACCAGTGCAGCGTCGTCACAGTGGCGCAGAGCCAGAGTAGGAGTAGCAGCTGCTGCGAGTGCTGCTGCCAAGTGTGGAGATTCAGGCAGGGGCGAGGGCTGGAAGGAGGTAAGCAGTTTCTGATGACAAAATATATAGCCTTTATGCCATTGGAAATTATACTCATCTTTTATATGTCATTAGCCCCATATATCATAGACAAAAAAAATCCCCTATATACCATTCAGAGACACACAAATGATGAGTTATATTTTTCAATGGCATATAGAGAATTTATATACTAGTGTAGCTTGCTggttctctctccctctccttcgccttgttcggctggcggATTCAGCCGGATTCAGCCAGccacaacagtatttttctctcacgcaAAATCAGTCAGCCatccagccaaccagccagccaacagtatttttctctcacgcgaaatcagccagccatccagccagccagccagccgaacaatcAGCTTGTCTCTGAATTTTCTCCGTCTGAAAATTTTCCTGCTGAAGCTATTAGATTCAGAATGCATTCACCAAAATTTCTGATTGAGAGTGTGATGACTGATGGTGTGATGGCAATCAAAACACATCaagcccttgtttagatgcacttgtaaagtttttgaaagagaatcttttcatatttgaagtattaaatataggcatctgtcattagcatatgtttactgtagcaattaatgtagcaatttaaTGCCTAATCATAgtttaattagactcattagattcgtctcgcaatttacaagcaaactatgtaattaattttttatttcacctaaatttaatactccatacatataaaattttcattcgatgtgatagttttagaattttgaattttgcatctaaacaaggcgcAATATAGGCTGTAGTTCACTTTTGACATGACCAATCATACTACAAATTTGTCAGAAATCCTGCAAACCTCTTTATAACTTGATTTTCTAGTACTGCCACACTGTAAATATTTCCTAGTACTGCACGAGTTCATAACTTGATTTTCCTGAACAAAGGCGATCTTTATGCGAGAAGGGGAGGTCAAAAGAGGGCATAGCACCACTACCACCCAAGTCCCCCCTTGGACATAAAACCGATGAAAAAAGCTGCAGCAGAGCCCCATTCCTCTGCCACTAAACCGCATTGATGAGCCATCAATCCTCCTGTTGCGGCAGAGaacggctgtgtttagttccaaaatttctgtctccaaacttcactatttatttatcacatcaaatctttacctcatgcataaaatattaaatgtaggtaaataaaaaaactaattgaatAGTTTTGatatacacgacgagacgaatcttttgagactagttagatcatgataggacaataattatcacaaacaaacgaaaagtgctacaa is drawn from Panicum virgatum strain AP13 chromosome 1N, P.virgatum_v5, whole genome shotgun sequence and contains these coding sequences:
- the LOC120653905 gene encoding putative homeobox-leucine zipper protein HOX26: MSSLTTAGSPEEHHHSVSAEEFGAHLSLGIGGGGRRTARPRTVQLFGEVLSLQDDGGPAGERHREQPTAAPAGRKRRDRTGSGTAAAAAASRQQNKKARKVQDADDDDGDRRSLTSGGGGGAGRKKLRLTAAQAAMLEDSFRAHNILSHGEKQELARRVELSARQVEVWFQNRRARTKLKQTEVDCELLRRWCDRLTDENARLRRDLAGLRGASARLAVCASCCDKHQVAAGEMA